TCCGGCGTTTTCCCAATTAAATACAAAGAGGTTGTTTCAATTGATGAAGAGCTTAAAAAAATTGTATCGATGCTAGGTACAAATCCACCACCGTTTATTAAAAAAATAATAGAGAAAAAGGCTGCATAATGGAAAATGTTTTTATAGATACTTTAATAGGCCAAGTAAGAGCTCTTGATCAGTTTGGAACATGGGCAAACCGTGAAGATGAAGATATTCTCAAAGAGAAATACGTAAAGAGTAAAGAGGAGCTAAAAAACATCCCAGTAATTGCAGACATTGATGAGATGCAGATCCAAGATATCCGTTTGATCTATCAATCTGTAGCACTTGCGTTTGAAAAAGAAACAGGGATAATGTGTTCAGTAGTTATGGAGATGAGTCATGAAGGTTTTGGTCGTGCAGTTGTGATCGCAGACAAGATCGTAATCGTGAACAAGTTTTTTAAAGATGCTCACCGTTTCTCTTTTAGAACATATGAGAAGCTTGTTGAAGAGGGTGAGAAGATGGTTCAAGACGCAATTAAAATTTATAACGAGTATAAAAAGTAGGAGGTAAAAAATGGCTAAATATGGAATTTTTGTAGGTACTGCAGGTGGAACTAGTATGAAAGTAGCGGACGTATTAGCAGAGGAGTTCGGTATTGATGAAGATGATATTATCAATATGGAAGAGGACTTTGATGATGTAGAAGAACAACTTCTTGAATATGATGTGCTGTTTTTAGGAAGTTCTACATGGGGTCAAGGTGATCTGCACTTTTCTTGGGTAGATCCAATTTTAGAGATAGAAGATGACGGGGTTGACTTCAGCGGAAAAACAGTTGCTTTTTTCGGTGCAGGTGATTGTAAAAAACATGGCGAGCACTTTTGTTCAGCTTTAGGAAAACTTCACCAAACATTTACAAATGCAGGGGCAAAAGCTATTGGTGCTATTGCTAAAGATGACTATAACTATGAGTTTTCCCTTGCAGAGATAGATGGAAAATTTTGTGGTCTGGGAATTGATGAGCACAATGAAAGTGAAAAAACTGCACAAAGGATAGAGCAATGGGTTGGCTTATTAAAATCAGAACTAGGAGAATAAAATGTATTTGGTTACAGCGGTAATAAATAAAACAAATTTAAAAAACGTACTAGAAGATCTTTTTGCAAAACATTTTGAAGGGATCACGGTAAGCGACGTGATCGGAAAAGGCTCTTTTGGTCTGAAAGAAGCTGATAACGGGGTGGCAGATCTCGTTGAAAAAGTAAAACTGGAGATGGTGGTTTCTACAGCTGAAAATAAAGAACGAGCAATGGAATGTGTTCGTTCTAATGCACATGATTTAGGCCGAGGCGCCGGAAAAATGTGGTGGATTGAAGTTGGCGGTGTTGAGCGTATTAGAACCGGAGAAAAAGATCAAGACGCCTTAACAACGCAAATAGATAAGAAAATTGCTAACGTAACTCACATTGCAACAACACATATTGATACTCCATGTAGTTAAAGGAACAGATTATGAATACTATAGAGAAGTCATTAGATGAGTTCTATGAACTAACTGATGCGGAAGATTATTTTGATTTTTTTGATTTAGAATATGATGCACGCTTGGTCAATGTAAAGCGCTTTCACATTTTAAAAGAGTACGGAACACTGATCAAAACGGGTATGCAAAACCTGGGTGGTCAAGAGGAACGTCTTTTAGACTTTTTGAAGTATTCTCTTTTAAAAGTTTACGGTGAGTTTGCAAACGGTTATGCTCCGAGTGCAGCAGATGTTTGGGATATGTTCAAAGATGGAAAATTAAGTGGCTGTATGAGTTGTACACCACAGGCAGGAAACAGTTGTGGCTGCTAATTATACTTTTGACCCGGATGTAAAGCTGTACGACAGTGTTACTGCTGACAGATCAGGACGCGATGCTGACGAACCAAAGTATCTCGTAGGTCAAAAAGTGCGACTCGTTGAAGATATTGTGAATGACGGGACTTATCCGCATGCAAAGATCGGTACCTTGATGATGCCCAAGGGGAGCATTGGATATATCAAGACAATGGGGGATTTTCTTCAAGTTATTCGTGTCTATGAAGTCCACTTTTTCGGTAGCGATATGGAAGTTGAAATAGTCGGGTGTCGTGAGCATGAACTCGAATCTATGGAAGATGACTATGTCGATGAGGAGACTTTGGAGCGAGAGGCATTTGAAGCGCATCGAAAGAAAATGGCTAAATTAAGAGAAGAAAAATAGTGAGAGAAGGAGGGGAAGAATGGCAAAGGTGATTTTCATTGGGTTTGATACAGACAAAGACGGACTATATCATGCACCTAAAGGTGAACCGATTGTTAGATTGGCAAAAGATAACGGTATACCGATTAACTTTGAATGTCAAGACGGTGATTGTGCTAGTTGTTTGATCAAGTATGAAAATATAGAGGATGAAGAACCGACAAACTATATTGAAGATAAAGAGCTTGAAAAGTTAGTAGAACTGGGAGTCTTAAAAACTAAAGATGCTGAACATTGTCAGCAGTTTACAATCAGCCCGAAAGTGAGACTTGCATGTCAAACACTTGTTAAGGGTGATGTAATAATAAAACCGTTTTTACAGTAGTAAAAGCAAACTAAACTAAATCAAATTAAGGAAAGAAAAAAATGACAACAAGAGTAGAGATCATAAACGATTTTTTAGCGATTAACGTAAAAGAGGGAAGTACTATTCAAGATATCGTTGAAGCGAGTGGTAGTGCACTTCCTTTTGGATGCCGTGATGGTGAATGTGGAACATGTATCGTTGAAGTTGAATCTGGAATGGAATTTTTAACAGATAAAACAGATAAAGAGGTAAAAGTACTTAAAGAGATCTGTTCAGGTACATGTACACCAAACTCTCGTCTGTCATGTCAAATGAAAATCTCTAAACCAAACGGTTTAGTAAGATTAAAATACTAATACATTGCATAAATCTTACGCAATAAAGGGACTCAAACCATTCGTGGTTTGAGTAAAATTATATTATGTCAGCATCATTAGGCTTTCAAGCTAAACAAAAACAAACTTTACAATTGTCACTAAGATTATGGTTGCCACTTTTACAGGCACCTCTGCAAGATCTCGAAACTGTATTTAAAGAACATAGTTACGATAATCCATTTCTGGAATATAACTCATCTTTTGAATCAAATTATTCAAGCAGTGGTTTGATTGAAGAGATAAACACCTATAAAGAATCATTTCATGAAAAGGTAGCTAATCAGATCGATGCACCGCTATTTCCTACGCCTAACTCACAAAAAGTTGCAATGGAGATCTTAGACAACATCGACAGTGACGGCTATTTTGACGGCGAGATAGAAAACGTAGCGGTAAAGTGCAATACTACAAAAGAGTTTGCCGAGAGTATCCGCCAACGATTTGCATATATAGAGCCGTGCGGAGTGGGTGCAAAAGATATGATCGAGTGTTTTTTATTTCAACTCTCTCAACTAAGTATTGAGAATGAGCTTAGCGAATTGATAGAAAAAATGGTCAAA
This window of the Sulfurimonas sp. hsl 1-7 genome carries:
- a CDS encoding NifX-associated nitrogen fixation protein, encoding MENVFIDTLIGQVRALDQFGTWANREDEDILKEKYVKSKEELKNIPVIADIDEMQIQDIRLIYQSVALAFEKETGIMCSVVMEMSHEGFGRAVVIADKIVIVNKFFKDAHRFSFRTYEKLVEEGEKMVQDAIKIYNEYKK
- a CDS encoding flavodoxin domain-containing protein, whose protein sequence is MAKYGIFVGTAGGTSMKVADVLAEEFGIDEDDIINMEEDFDDVEEQLLEYDVLFLGSSTWGQGDLHFSWVDPILEIEDDGVDFSGKTVAFFGAGDCKKHGEHFCSALGKLHQTFTNAGAKAIGAIAKDDYNYEFSLAEIDGKFCGLGIDEHNESEKTAQRIEQWVGLLKSELGE
- a CDS encoding P-II family nitrogen regulator codes for the protein MYLVTAVINKTNLKNVLEDLFAKHFEGITVSDVIGKGSFGLKEADNGVADLVEKVKLEMVVSTAENKERAMECVRSNAHDLGRGAGKMWWIEVGGVERIRTGEKDQDALTTQIDKKIANVTHIATTHIDTPCS
- a CDS encoding nitrogenase-stabilizing/protective protein NifW, with the protein product MNTIEKSLDEFYELTDAEDYFDFFDLEYDARLVNVKRFHILKEYGTLIKTGMQNLGGQEERLLDFLKYSLLKVYGEFANGYAPSAADVWDMFKDGKLSGCMSCTPQAGNSCGC
- a CDS encoding nitrogen fixation protein NifZ, with the protein product MAANYTFDPDVKLYDSVTADRSGRDADEPKYLVGQKVRLVEDIVNDGTYPHAKIGTLMMPKGSIGYIKTMGDFLQVIRVYEVHFFGSDMEVEIVGCREHELESMEDDYVDEETLEREAFEAHRKKMAKLREEK
- a CDS encoding 2Fe-2S iron-sulfur cluster-binding protein, with protein sequence MAKVIFIGFDTDKDGLYHAPKGEPIVRLAKDNGIPINFECQDGDCASCLIKYENIEDEEPTNYIEDKELEKLVELGVLKTKDAEHCQQFTISPKVRLACQTLVKGDVIIKPFLQ
- a CDS encoding 2Fe-2S iron-sulfur cluster-binding protein; its protein translation is MTTRVEIINDFLAINVKEGSTIQDIVEASGSALPFGCRDGECGTCIVEVESGMEFLTDKTDKEVKVLKEICSGTCTPNSRLSCQMKISKPNGLVRLKY